The DNA window ccctaaccctaaaccctaaccctaaccctcaccctcaccctaaccctaaccctaaaccctaacctaaccctaaccctaacctaaccctaaccctaaccctaaccctcaccctcaccctcaccctcaccctaaccctaaccaaaccctaaccctaaccctaaccctaaccctaccctaaccctaaccctaaccctaacccctaaccctaaccctctaaccctaaccctaaccctaaccctaacctaaccctaaccctaacccctaaccctaaccctaaccctaacccctaaccctaaccctaaccctaaccctaccctaaccctaaccctaaccctctaaccctaaccctaaccctaaccctaaaccctaaaccctaaccctaaaccctaaccctaaccctaaccctaaccaaaccctaaccctaaccctaaccctaacccctaaccctaaccctaaccctaacaccctaaccctaaccctaacccttaaccctaaccctaaccctaaccctctaaccctaaccctaaccctaccctaacccaaccctaacctaaccctaaccctaaccctaacctaacctaacctaacctaacctaaccctaaccctaaccctaaccctaaccctcacctacctaaccctaacccacctaaccctaaccccaaccgcaaccctaaccccaaccaccctttccccagccaacaACCACCTGACTTCTACTCAGACAACACCgtactcaacctctccaccttattcacacccaccccagcacaacgtcaacttcttgaaaaaggcctcaccttcatccccacacccacaaccctcgacaggggggaacttgaaagggatataCTCAACTATCACAGACGACTTAAACTACAggactatttcaaaaacaaatcaactactAAAACTACCCTCACCTacccctccacctggacacccaactcctcacaaataaacacaaatattcttcaattaattaacagagacctaaattccttaaataaacataaacctaccccaactccccaaccagataacttaaccccggaacaaaggaaagccctccaccaactcatccaccataacaacatcataatcaaacctgcagacaaaggctctaaaatcataatcatggacagacagcaatatctcctggaggcaaacagacaattatccaaccaaaaatactaCCAACCCATCCCCAAAACGATCCAGCCCcagacacaaacagaaatccgacaaatcatccaatccctctgcgaaaataaatacatcactggtaaacaacgcgacttcctcttcggcccggacacccccagacaacgacacttttacctcctccccaaaatacataaagaccctcagacctggactgttccctttcaagttcccccaggaagacccatcatctcagactgctccagtgccacttacaacctctccctatacattgaacaattcctcggtccactttccaccaaacaccccagttatattaaagacacctaccacttcatagaactcatccagtcccaaatacttccgtcctcagcctacctattcaccatcgacatcgacagtttatatactaacatcaataccacccacggactccagactctcaggacttgttttgaccgcttccctgacccctcccgccctgacagagaactcctccaactcatcgaaatatgcctctccaataatgacttttccttcaataataaacagtacctgcagatccacgggaccgccatgggccagaggttcgccccatcttatgccaacatctacatgagtgagtgggagagaggtgccttaCAAAAATGCCCATTTCAACCCCTTTTTTACTTCAGATATTTAGATGACATCATAGGAGCATGGACCCATAGCTTAACACTCTTTCACGAATTCATCGACATCCTCAataaccaccatccatccataaaaatcaaacacaccatcgcccaggaccacatcaacttcctagacaccactgttttttttgacaaccataataaccccacaaaacaacccctcactaaagtttatttcaaacaaacagacacccactctctcctccataaaaccagctaccatccaaaacacactttcaaaggcatcatcaaatcacaaataataagattccacagaatatgctccaaaacatccgacagggacactgcaataaaaactctttttcactcattacaaacacacagacaatacagcaagagataccttaggaccatcaaaaacaacacactagcggccctctctcccgcccactcatccacgccctctggctcccaggtaggtcccggggaccccaccaccacctccgtttcaccacttcaccctcagcaaacatcccacaacagacctacctccataatccccttgatctccaccttctcccttcaaaacgAATCCGTCTTACACCAAATCAAAACCAACTTTCACAATAtccaacaacaatacaatacattacaaaatTCCCGTTTACTGTTAGCctatagaaaaaatacaaacctacaTAAACTGCTCATAAGatccaaattttcagaaaacaaacccccaaccaaaacaccacaacacaacaaatacaaacacctcaaaacaatccataacatACACACCAAAAAATCTgcagtcatcacacaccaatacAACATCCACTCCACTAACATAATTTATGCAATAACCTGTTCAACATGCAAACATATCTACATTGGcgaaacacaacactccatactcacccgcttaaaacaacacatttacagagctagggaaggtggactgaccaccaccctctacactcacctccgcagccaccagactccagacttcactattacaggcctggagggaaacaaaaactggaccaacaaaacaaggaaataccaagagataaaatggataaaaaggctacaatcaagaacaccagggggtctcaacgaaaaataaactcttgaaaacctttgagcactgtttttttccagcaccaCCTTTCAGCACCGccccacatggacagcagccGATCCACAAGGGCCTCATCCTCCACCCCGCCATCTCCGCTCCATCACCGCCGCCTGGACCTGGCCACTCCATATGTTttcatccgtctctctctctcctctcgctccaccatccaccagctgcaataaaacaaatatttttttaggtgctcggggaccagtaggcccgtgcCACAAACTGAACCCCCGGAAccgaaaccctaaccctcacactaacactaacccttcATCAACACTCAAACACAATATGACACCTTAGAAAACTGCCGACTACTATTAGCTTTTAGAAAGAATCCTAAATTACAAAAACTATtaataaaatccaaattcacacaaaacaaacctccgaccaaaacaccacactacaataaatacaaacacctACCCACTATCCACAACAGACACACCAACAAATCAGCACCCATCACACAACAATACAACATCCATTCCACCAACATGATATATGCAATAACCTGTTCAACATGCCACAAAATATACATCGGAGGAACTCAAAATTCAATACTCACCAGACTCAAACAACACATCtacagagctagggaaggtggactgaccacGACCCTTTACactcacctccgcagccaccagactccagacttcactattataggcctggagggaaacaagaacTGGACCACCAAGACAAGGAAATACCAAGAAACAAAGTGGATCAATCGACTACAGtcaagaacaccagggggcCTCAACGAGAAATAAAACCTCTGAGAACCTTTGAGGactgtttattttcagcacCACCTTCCAGCACCACCCCACGGGGACAGCAACCAATCCACCAACATCTCATCTCCACCCCGCCATCTCCACTCCATCACTGCTGCCTGGACTTGCTCACCCCATATACTTCAtctgctctctcctctcttctcatcaCCCACCTGCTACAATAAAACCAACTTTTTTTAGGTActcggggaccagtaggcccgtgcaaTAAACTGAACCCCCGGAACCGAAGCCCTGAAAAGACCTACCATCTTCGAATATACTTACCTCTCTGACTGTCCTAAGTCGCCCAGACTGGACGCTGTCTACCTAAGTCGCCGGACTTCTCCACTCAAAATCAACCTAAAAAAGTAAAGGACAAAGGGAGAGAAGATATAAACCCCAAATAATATCTCTACCCACCTGAAACTAAAAGGAAAATTTTGAAACCGAAAAGAATGGAAAGGAATTGGGAGatggaagaaggaaaaggaaaggaattggaagacagagagagaaggacaATAGAAGGATGGAAAGGACAAAAGAAGGAACATACTCAAAACTCAAAGGAGGTATGTGCTCCTCCGCTAGGGTTAGCGTGGGGCTCGGTGCGTCTCCGAAGCAGGACCGTGCATCGCCGGACTATATGTCCGACATCTATACAAaaaaacctaaccctaacaatAGCAGCCTCACCCCCAGACCAAGACCACCTCTACCACAAAGAACATTGAGGCTCCTCTCCCGCAATAACACCCAGAACCAGAGCCAGGAACAGAACGTTACCATCACCACCGCCATCCCCACAGAAAACCTACACAATAACAGTACAACCACCACCAGTTTAACAACCAAAAGTATATCCACACAGACCATTGGAGAAGAGTCCAGCTCCAGAAATCGTCACCTTGCCTCACCTCTCCACCTCAGCAACCACGGACCCACCAGCACCTTTCTACTCATGGACTCCTCAGAGGACGAAGAGCCTGCCATTTCACCAACCCTGACCCCTGCTCACTAACTAACAGTAAAGATCTCAAGTAATTGTTCTGTTAACGCAACTCCGCCTTCTTACAGATCCTCTGGCGCCACCTCCTGGCCTGGATGCGGTACTGCAGGAGCCCGAGACAGAAAATACATCTGTGTGCAGGTCGGAAGACATCACATCTATGATGAAAGGGCCCACAAAAGTCAACCTGACTTACATAACCCCTTCTGAGTCTTCCAGAAAACCGGCCTCCCATGTCTCTGACTCAACAATAATACAATCATATCCTCAGAACCTGCTCACTGCCAGTCAGCCTCCCGTTCACCACCCACTCCCCATACACTGTATTTTGTTTCCACCCACAGAGACCAATAGTAACCTACAAGATTGGACtatcaatgcacaaaaacctgTTTTAATTTTTGGTGACTCCAAACTAGCCAGAATCCCCCCACACCATTACTCTCACATCCAAATAAATGCGTACCCCGGTGCAAAAATTTATCACCTTCTCAAAACACTAGAAAAATCCCTGGTCAACCCACACACTAAAACAATCATAATTTCTATAGGCATCAATAACAGAGATCATGATGTAAAACAGAATCacaatcaaatttattgccatggtcagtggggagcccactaactaggaaagtgttttggaataacgtgcagtcaaaaagtaaataaataataaaataaagcaaaataacaacaaggctaaAACAACTCCGTGCACTGTATTAAGTTGCTCGGTCCACCTACGGACATCTATTTTCCTCTACTCAACTTCTCACTGTCACTCACACCGCTACAAACATATAACATCAACACTCATATTGTAAATAACTTCCCACATTTACCACCCACTCTCCTGGATGTCCTGGGGAAGCGCTGCCTGGCCAGTGCAGGTGCTGGGCCTCCCCCCAGCACCTttatttaaccctaaccctacttTAGCAGTAATGTTGGAGGGAGTGCACATCCTGTTTGCGCCCATGTCAACATGCCCACTTCTTGTCAGAGTACTTTGTTACACAGATtacaaattttctttttttcttccatattttgttatttgtgtctttgtgttggtTTTAAAACAAGAAATGACATTTTCGCAATGAGACTTGTTATCATTTATTGTTCCAGCTGCCCAGCGTCAGGTCAAGCCAAGCCACCACTACATTTTCGTTgtaataagaaaaacaaagtcgTCCTCCTGCAGTCCATCAAAAGAAGTCAGCAGCAGACGGTCTCCTCCGTGTTTTCTCCACTGTGGTCTTCCTTCTCGCTGGCATGGTGCACGTGGGATCAGGGGTTGGTGGAGACTTGAGGACCCCAGACTTGGGCTTCTGCTCAGGGTCAAAGGCCACTCTGGAGGCTCCATGTGGACTCAGAAGAAGACTGCGGTCAGACTTTCGGAACTCTGTCAGTCAAGAAACAAGATTGTAAAAATCTGTCCAATCTCAGGAGGATTAATGATGCCGCCATCACCTGCAGTTTGGTTCTTCAGCAGGTGGAAGGTGACTTTCTTGGACTCAGACTTGGGGATTTTTTTAACCTTCTGTCAAGAACACGAACACACAAGTCTTATTTGATCCAGCTTTCTGTCCTTGTCAAGAAAATACTTGGTAATATTTTCTGAATTATTCTCATCTTCGCCTCAAACTCCCAGAAGGCATCAAACACattacgcacacacacacacacacgctacaCCATGCTGGAAAACCTCATCTGATTCTGCCCACTGCACCTTAGATGCTTTGGGGGTCTCCTGGCCTGCCTTGGTCCTGCAGAAAAGCGGCGTGGGTGCCCGACTCTTTTCCTGGAAGGTCACAAATCCTGACTTCGGGAGCTTTGTCTTCCCTTTGGAGTTCATGGGCTTCAGCACAGCTACATCCTCCTGCAGTCATGCGACAGATCAACTACCACAACACGGACTGACACCACTGTCATCTGAGCGCATACTCACCGAGGGGTCAGTCAGCTCCCCTGCTCCATTGGCCACGTCATCAGCCTCAAACTCAAATACGACAGGGATCTTTTTCTTGGTCACAGAAGCCTCACTGCCTCCAGTCTCAGGCATGACAGCTGCCTGCTTTTTCTTCGCACAGCTGCTGGTGACGTCAAGGCCCAAACCTTCATCAGTATTGGGCAGTGTCTCGTGCGCCCTCACCtcactcttcctcttcttccggATGAGTTGGGGCGTGCCCTCCTCAGAATCACAGCCTTCAGCCTCTACTGAATTCAGGgacaaagtgtttttcaagcatTTCTTTCTCTTCACAGGTAACTTGGCTTTGACAGTGGAAGCAGAGGTCGAGGTTTCTTCATTGACATGGCAAGTGTCCACGTCTCCTGGCAGTGAGGGATCCGTGGCTCTTTGGTGAGCCTCCTCCTTCACTGATGGCTGTGACGCTGTGGCACCAGGGACCCCTCCACTACCCGTTTCTGCAGAGTCCGTCGGCACTTCATCATCACCACaaccctcctcctgctcctcctcctcctttttcttcttcttcttcttttcctttttctccctGCCCCCCTTGGCAGCTGTGTCCGATACACCCTCTGGCTGCGCCGTCAAACTAGACGGCGCAGGTTCCTTGTTTAAGTCCGCCAGACCGGCCAGATCCAGCACTGGTGTCTGTCCAGCAGCTCTTTCTTTCACCTCACTGTTCTGCTGGTCGTCAGTCAACTTGGTTTTCTTCTTCCCTTTCTCCTTGCCTTGTTTGTCCAACTGCTCAGATTCGtcatctcctccctcctctcggTCGAGACCATCAGTTGGAGACTGTCCTGCAGGGTGAAGAGCAAATCCTGATCCAAACTCCTTCATTCATCCTTCTCTCCCCCCTCCCCAACCAACCTGGATTAGTAAGAACTGTCGTCCTTCAATGAACCACTGCCACTACTGTCCCATCTATGCAGATCTCTATCCTCCCATCCAATTTGCAGTCACAAacctttcttcttcctcctcctcctcttcttcttcttcttcttggcagCAGGCGCGCCGTCCCCCACTCCCAGCATCTCCCTGGCTCTCTTCAGGATGTTCCTGCTGTCCAAcatctcctcgtcctcttcatcACTGGAAG is part of the Synchiropus splendidus isolate RoL2022-P1 chromosome 10, RoL_Sspl_1.0, whole genome shotgun sequence genome and encodes:
- the LOC128765536 gene encoding ribosomal RNA processing protein 1 homolog A-like — encoded protein: MASLQEPEVQLAQRLASNQKPIRTRAMKKLRKYVQVRSQKVGGGFTLDELLKLWKGLFYCLWMQDKPLLQMDLSKIIASMIHNFHDLDAQLLYLRASLQTFKREWNGIDRLRMDKFFQLVRYMFHQSFELLRRKTWDSRGVDGFLQVVHDELLRSGCEAPSGLQIHVLDVYLTELAAVGAQELNADQNLQFIQPFCKIAAETKNMLLFKSICNNIFSTITNQAPFAIEDLIQELKRAKTSSSSQDSDSGQASDEGMDSEDQVEIQKEERDNIAIKQMNGIKPLEVDDDDLVNLEDSEVPPDEDDISPVLQFDYGAVADKLLELASRQKVPSCNRKKLYSIIKTFRNLSEGIFPQEHRPAPQEPSSDEEDEEMLDSRNILKRAREMLGVGDGAPAAKKKKKKRRRRKKKGQSPTDGLDREEGGDDESEQLDKQGKEKGKKKTKLTDDQQNSEVKERAAGQTPVLDLAGLADLNKEPAPSSLTAQPEGVSDTAAKGGREKKEKKKKKKKEEEEQEEGCGDDEVPTDSAETGSGGVPGATASQPSVKEEAHQRATDPSLPGDVDTCHVNEETSTSASTVKAKLPVKRKKCLKNTLSLNSVEAEGCDSEEGTPQLIRKKRKSEVRAHETLPNTDEGLGLDVTSSCAKKKQAAVMPETGGSEASVTKKKIPVVFEFEADDVANGAGELTDPSEDVAVLKPMNSKGKTKLPKSGFVTFQEKSRAPTPLFCRTKAGQETPKASKKVKKIPKSESKKVTFHLLKNQTAEFRKSDRSLLLSPHGASRVAFDPEQKPKSGVLKSPPTPDPTCTMPARRKTTVEKTRRRPSAADFF